The sequence below is a genomic window from Harpia harpyja isolate bHarHar1 chromosome 3, bHarHar1 primary haplotype, whole genome shotgun sequence.
CTATGTCTCTACTAGTCTTAGATGATAAATATAAATGTACATagagcaaagattaaaaaaaaagtagacttcAACATACGGATTGTTTAAGAGCAAATCTCCAAATGAAACTGTTGCTGTTAGCATAGTTCCTTTTGATAAATTCTCTGCTTTGTGTTGCTGCAGATGGAATTTTATCAGTGTTTGCCTCCCCTGTGGATTGGTTGGTTCTTTCATTGACATGGAATGAGCATCACATGTTATTAAACTAACAAAAGGACAGCCAacaaaaatgcttaattttttaaatctaatttaataTTTCATGTTAATTGAAAGTGTGGTGCTGTTACACAAACTGTGTTGTTTGTGCTTGGCTGAATAAGCTTTCAATATACTGTAACTGGATTTGTTCATACAGATATCTTGTGTATACCTCTGTATAATACAGCTCAGCTCTACCAAAGTAGTTTGAGGGGGTTTTGTATCCCTGTAAATTAGCAGAAACAATAAAGAAGCAGACATCagcattttctagaaattttGAGAGTCTCTATATGACTGTTGTGGATATACATTTTTCCAGGTAGTCTTTAGCTGGTTTTCTGTTTCAGTCCAGCACGTGCAGCTTGCCAAGATTTGCTTTTCAGTTCATATGAAGGTTTTTGGGTAAAGATGTAGGGTGCTGGCTACTCATACAATGTCTATGCCCATGTTTTTAATCTTCTGTCAGAAGGAACCTGGGACAAAGGCCAACAAAGGTGCTAAAGGGAAGAAGGATGAAAAACAAGAAGCTGCAAAGGAAGGTACTACACCATCTGAAAATGGTGACAATAAAGCTGAAGAGGTACTTTCCACACATACCTCCTGCTGATTGAatcagtgtttttttaattattcagccTTTCAGACATTGATAGCATGTtcataatgtttctttttattgccCATAATGTTATTGCAGATTCGCATCTCTCGCTCAACTGTTAGTGTTTCAACATCCAGAGGTGCCCCACCCAGCACACTGTCAGTAAAAGGGCAGATTGAAACAGTGAAAGTTAAGGGTACGGTAGAGCATTCAGCATGTGTGCAGTGAATAGAAACAGATAGTAGTGTGGTGCTTTTCAGTGTGAACAATGGAAGCTGACAGGTAAGGCTTGTATTGCTTTTGAAAAGCTGGGACCGATAATTTAAGAAAAGTGTGTGAATGTACCTGTTTCGTTTGTGTAAATGTAATATGGACATAGGTTTGAAACTGAGCTGTTGCAAATAAGAAGTCGAAGGAGTAAGGGTAGTTGGGGTGTTTAGGTATGTAATGGCAATTCACTATggtaattaatttatttctttcttctccacagGCTCAGAAAACTGAATCTGTAGGTGACAAGAATGAATGAAATATCATGAAAATTTTGGGTTGATTTTATGTACCTCTTGGACaacttttaaaagatatttttatcaagtattttgtaaatgctaatttttttagGACTATGATAGTTGACATATTAAACTGTATATGAACATTTCCCTTCTCATAACAGTGCTTTTAGAAATTCCCATTGTTGCCAAGTAATATAAATATCAACTTAATATTGCAAGGTATGTGTAAAATTGGATCAGCATTCCATACACTTGCTTTAAGAAATTAAGTCTTGTGCATATGGTGATGTTTTTACTGTGCGTATTTGAATTTTTCATGCAGTTTTTCTAGAGCAATAATCAGTGGTGCTTTTGTACTTAGGGTTTATGTGATTTTAATGAAACATGGATAGATGTGGCCACCTGCTGACTATTTTGGGTTCTTTTAATGGATTAAAATAAAAGGTCTCCTTGCCTGCAAAACTACAGCCTCCTAATGTTTTCTCTAGATCTGAGGAATGCCTTACTCGTATTTTCAACTGTTAAAAGGAAGACTAAATGATTCGGCAACAATTGTTTTGCATGCagtctgtttgcttttttgctgATGTCTGATTAAAAAATACCCACACAGGAGTAGGAGGCTGGGATTTTCTGTGGCCCGCAACTTAAGGGACTTATAGATACATTCTTCATAGATACATTCTTCAGATATGCTGTCACAGGGTGAGTAGAGTTGCCATACTCTATCAGGATATTGTGTCTGTAATGAGCTATCAATACAGAATGAATTGCTTGATTGATAGGGACGTACAGTAACTTAAAAGTAGCTTTGTTTCTCCCCCACGCTCTTTTCATTCATTTGCATCGTACTCTGTGGAAACCTTTCTTTCTATCTGCAGCCTCAAATTTAATATAAATAGTAATTGCTGTTCTGCTTCAGCTGAGGACAGTTGTTAATACATTGAAATCGCTGTTAAACAGCGCTATATATTTGGTACCTGGTAGAAATGGAACAATGAAAGTTATTTTTGAGGTGATTGTGGTGATATGGTAGATtagctaatgattttttttagtgTCCATGTTTCAATTCTGCAGCTCATTCTAAGCACCTTTTataatttttctccttctcttttctctagGGGCCCTGGTATTTCTATTGTTACTTCTGGGATGGGAGGGGTGAGAGAAAAGATGTTCCCTGTTCTTCAGTAACATTGATTTGTATTGCTCAAGTGGTGGCCATTATGTCTGAGGATATCTTTTGCTTGTTTAAGTCAATAAATAAATGACTGTTGCCTGACCTAGCATTCTATTTATTCTTTGGGAAGAAATCTCCAGttgccttttttaattaaaacagaaaagaagccaAGCCTCTCTATACTTAAAAATTGAAGATTGATCACCGAAACCCTATATGCTAACTAGAGTAGTAGTTAAGACCTGCATTGAGATGAATGCCACCTGTGCTCTTGTGATAGGCTTGCTACAGCCAAATAAGAGGCGGCTGTTCTCTGCATCATGAACTTAGTTTTGGAGGAAAATTTAAACTAATTCTCTGCTTTTGGTGATGGAAGGCAGACGGCTGTAACAAAACTTGTAGCCTAATGAGAAGGAAAGTCCATATTGTTACTCGGTGATAGGTACTTTGTAGTTCTGCACAGTACTTCTGATTTGCTTTCTGATGGACCCTGTTGAAAGTCTGTTAATTTAGACACTACAGTCATGGGAAGTTTAACAGTCTGAACTTCTTCACAGAATCATCAGTGCTGTTCCTAAGCATTTGTCGATTTACGGGTTTATCGTTCCTGTGAGGAGGGGTTCTCTATACTCTCATCATTTTGTGTGGATAACTGAGAGATTAGTTGCCTAATCCTATCTAGACAGTTGGAGTTCTTGAAGTGGCCCTTTTAACGTAGATTTAACTTAGGCACGGGCATCACAAGACACTGCCACATCTCTGGACAGGCTTATTTTAAGAGAGCTCCTTTTACTAAATGCCTAAAAGGTGGGCAGAAGTTGGGTCCTTAAACACAGTATCCTAACCTAGTAATTTTGGCACAAAATTCTTCTGTCGGCTTGACCAGATTACGAGATTCAGCTCAGTGCCAGAATTCTGTTAGAAGcatttaacaaaagaaaatccaCTTGGGTGAAGTTTAGTGAAACACACTATCCTGCTGATTTCACTTAACATTTCTggtttttcagaagtgctttgtaAATGTGATGCTATCCtatctttttcctctgtgtgtcaagttttcagaaaaacttACAAAGCACTGTATCAAGTTCtagaacacattttttaaaattagaatggTTGCACATTCAAACGTATGTAGCTAGAGTCTTCGTGGGCAGCTGGTGATCTGCAGAGCACCTTCAGGAAGTATGTAAGTATTTTAGTTTTGAAGTGGCACTTGAAAGTGCCAGGTGCTGCATCTCAGCCATGAAGAAACTTGCATCATCAGTATTTAATGACTAGCTGCTTCACACTTGAACACAAGGTTTGGAGGGATCCCCGAAAGTGGTATTTGCCCTTTGTGGGATGTAACAGATGGGTAGTTCAAggtacatttaataaaaaaaaaaaaattgggaaggaTGGATTGTTTTTAAGTCTAAAGAAGGCAGGTACATCAGAAACAAGACAATGAATGatcaaaaaaaagtcatttgagtAGTTAAAGGTCCACCTTCCCTCAGTTCTAGATAATTCCTCTTGGTTGTGACTTTCTGCTGCTTCCCTATCCTTAACTGACCTTGGGCTAACTGGATATGTCAGCACAAGGTTACACTTGGTATTTTGTCTCTTCTAAATGGCAAAGGCAGCTTTTTCTGAATGCAGAACTGTGCAGATGAGATGCAAGCGTTTAATGGGAATGCCAATGGAAAGTTAATCTTTATGCtaaacagcagtgaaaattaAGTTGTTTTGCTACGTTTTGCTCAACTCTCCAAAGTTTGAGAGTTATTTGTTCTGTTCataactgcaaatgaaaaaaaagtagggaaggggagaaggaatagcaagaaaataaagaTCCCTTATTAGAATAAATGACATGTATATGTAAGAGTTAAATTTCTAGTGGAACAGGAAAAGGTTTTTTTGTATGCTCAgttctgtgttttgggtttttttttaatgcagttttagaaggggaaaataaGGTCACTTAAATGTTCAAGGGAGAACatggtttaaaataaagcagttctACAATCCTAAGGTGTACATCATGATACCAAGCCTCAACAGCCACAATGTTGATTAAATTTCTACTGAAATTATACAAAATTTATAGAACTCTAAAGAGATTATACAACTGAGAAGCAAGTGGCCATTCTGTATTCTGTAAAGGTGAGGTGTCATCAGAtgagaaagagcaaaataatctgaaatgtgAAGGAGTCTGTGTCTCTTCTGAATAAATTGCTTTTGACCCGGCTGCCTTACTGGACCTGTATTTTCAGTTGTGTCATTGTATCTGTAATACTGCTGGGCAGCTGACTGGTATCAGATTTAAAGCGACAATTTAGCCCACTATGTCAATTTACATTAAATAACTCGGTAAACTTCTATATTTGAATCAAAGCACAAAAAGATACAGGAGACTGTCTAGAAACCAGTGGCAAGAACTCTGTCATCCTCCTAGCTGAAGGTTTATTATCATTCTTTTATTTGTAGGAAAACTTGAAGAATACTTTCACTGCTGGTTAAATTGCTGCATACATAACAGTCAGGAGACGCACTAGAATGTTCAGTGCCAGTATTTTTTTGTAAAGGCAAGAATTTTCTACTGCTGTTCTCCATAATAAACATACTTTTTGCTTTATTCAGAAACTCTGAACTTACTATAAAGCTGTTACTTGGCTAGATATTGCCAAATTGCCACCAGTTGCCTTTTATAATGTCCAATTCTGCATTTATAATAAATCAGAATGAAATAATTATGGCTTTCCTATAGAGAATGGACAAGATGAGAAGTAACTATTTTGATATATTACTCCCTTTGTGATGAACCATAGTATTAGCAACAAAGTCGTTCATAGGTACCAAGCATACAACAAGTGTTTGCTAGTACAGCAAAATACTCTCCTCTTGTAAGCACCTTCGAAAGTGCCTATAAATGAGTTCTggtgaaaaatgacatttcaaatttGTCTATTGACACTAATTagtcttgggttttttccagatGTGAATGGAAAAGGATATTTGCATACCCGCTAAGATAAGGATAAAGGTAGTAATTTAAATTCATgctcaaaaaaagaaatgtgagtgCATGAGGCCGTTGTGCTTAATTTTAGTACTGCATTTGAGTTACAGTAGTATAACTTGTAGGAATTTTTATCACTGTTTTGATTCTTACACAGAAACAAATTTCAGACTAGGGGCCCATAAAAACTGAATTTGTATTGGACGATTTCAGGTACTAAGCTGTCTGATACAAATCTTCTAATAATGAACAATTTAATGGAAAGCAGTATAATTTAAGATGACAATGGAGTGACTGGAAGTAGCACTCTTGTCAAAGTCCTCAGTCTGTTTCTAAAATGAATATGAAATGTTACTGTAGTTCCTCACAAAATAAAGGTTGTAGAACGAGAACTTTTGCCTTATCCTGGGACTAAGCTGGAAGGCCATTCTAAGCTTTCTTTAGAAGTATCAGAATAAAATATCCTAAGGGTCTGATTTCTGAAAACCAAACCTCCTAATTTCTGATGTTATATGTATATCGGGAATATTCTTAAGAAGGTGGAAGTTGTGAACTCTTAACATGAAGGGATTCATAACCATTAGAGATAAAGAAACCGATGTATGTACGTCAGCTGCATCTAGAAGAATTGAGAATAAGAAAGCGAGCGGCGGGTCTGGAGAACTTCTGTGATTCCGTTCAGAGTCACGTTGAGGATGGCTGCGTGTCATTCCCAagagggaggagagctgctgctgtggcagctgcGGGTTGTCCCAGGGTGAGGTTGGAAGCAAGTTCCCTCCCGGTTGGATGTGGGGGAGGAGACGCGCGAATACTCTGCGGCGATCGCGCAGCAATGTTGTTTTGTGGCAGAtaagctgggggggggaagaagtcTGACCCTGTAATCTGGTGGGTGGGTGCGGAGGAAGAGATCTCGCACAACACGGGAGAAACATTTTTCTAGGAAGAGGTACGAAACGCAGCAGAATTCTTTGCATGTGTAAGCAAGCCTCAAATGTCACTGgatgttactttttttccatCTCGGGTCTTTTATCAACAATCCAGTTATAGAGGGTACTTTATTGTTTCCTCTGGGATATACTTCTGGTAAATCTTGTAACTTTAACAATTGTTTCTACTTCTTGAGGGCATTTTTGCACTTAAGTATCATTTGTGTATCGGTGCCAAATTTCCACCTGTAGGATAACTACTAGTTGTGTTAATGAACTTCTGGAGTTTTTTAGGAAGCTTTGCCTGCTTCACCTGCCAAGGGAACTAAGTATGTGAAACTCTAAGGTAATTCTGAGACAAAGCGCCCGGAACCTGTTTATTAAAGTTTACCACATTGTATTACACAGATTTATGAATGCATTATACTCAATTTGAAAACAGGTTTTGCGAGTCTCCAGCCAAGCCTGGCATTCGTGGTGAGAGGGTTCAGTGAGTTCAGGCTCCCTtccaaagccagcagcagagcatccTCCACGATGTGAATGAAAGTCTACAGCAACATCTCACCTCATCTTAAAATGAGGATAGAAGATAAAAATTTCGATGCCCTTTTTTGGCATGGAGGTGATCACACAGGATAAGCAGTCTGTCTGGCATCGACATGCTACTGAGAAGTCTGCGATCTGCATCAGTGACAAGAGATACCAGCCTCTGAGGTGAGACGGAAGATTGCAAAGGAAGATGGAGAGCCAGGAGAAGGCCTCGGGAACTTCGCACCTCTGCTACTACGCTGAGGCTTCTTTATAGAGTGGCTGTGCACCAGATGAGGTTTGCTTGGCCTCGGCAGCCGTTGGTGAGGTGTGGGCCACGAATTCCCGACGTGCGCGTAGTGGTAGTGCCTCTAAGGGAGCGATGTGACTGCTGCCGAGTAGCAGGGAAAGGGCTCGCTTCCGAGAGGTTGCATAAGGATAGATTTGGTTGGGACTTTTTTGGCAGCTGGTTCTGTTAAATGACCACAGTGAGTCAGAAAGCTGGCAATAATTATTTGAAGATAGTGGATGTGGATGGATAATGTCAATAGGAATTAATTACCAGAGATGGTTAGCTCTCTGGTAGTAGAGATGCCGGTAGGACTAGGGGAAGTGTATGAAACCTATTTTAAATGTTGAGTTGCAAGTGCCAATTATAGCAGCAGTTGAATATAGTTGTAAAGGTGTCCCAAAGGCcagcaaaaaatgaaactgtaCTTCCAAGTAGATGTCACCCTCAGTGATGAAACTGGAAGGGGGATCACTGCCACATGAGTTTTCAGTGTCTGATGTTAGGACATTTTTCTTTGGCTCTGTCAAGCCACTGTCCCATTCACACTTGCATGATCACAGGGTTGTCTTAACTTACTTTTGAAATGCTGGATCT
It includes:
- the HMGN3 gene encoding high mobility group nucleosome-binding domain-containing protein 3 isoform X2, which translates into the protein MPKRKSPEGAEGKDAAKVTKQEPTRRSARLSAKPAPPKPEPKPRKTTKKEPGTKANKGAKGKKDEKQEAAKEGTTPSENGDNKAEEAQKTESVGDKNE
- the HMGN3 gene encoding high mobility group nucleosome-binding domain-containing protein 3 isoform X1, whose product is MPKRKSPEGAEGKDAAKVTKQEPTRRSARLSAKPAPPKPEPKPRKTTKKEPGTKANKGAKGKKDEKQEAAKEGTTPSENGDNKAEEIRISRSTVSVSTSRGAPPSTLSVKGQIETVKVKGSEN